The sequence GCTTTGTTGACTTTACCTCGTGCGTTTGACTGATGACTTTTAGTCCTTCAGCTAAGGTGTTCCGTACTACTCTTCATAATTATTTTCCTATATTTTTCATCGCTTAACGCTCTTTAAAGATTTTAACTTTTTGATATAGCCCACAAAACTAGCAATTTTGCTtcagtttttacattttttacccATACTTCTAAATATTCCTAGTTTCTACTAAATCGTAGAACCTTCGTATCACACTCTTCCCCGCAGAGCAAATCATTCGTGTTTGTCAGGACAGCACAAATAAAACGTTTGTCACAAGGGTCAAATATTAAGTGCCGTCATCCATAAAGATTTCAGGGATAAGGAGTGGGGTAAGATGGGTTCTAAAAAGGGTGGGGGAGGGTTCTAAAAAAGTggtctttattttaaaatacaacACGAAATATAACTGGACTACATAAAACTAAATTACCTCTTTCTAGAATAATAGAGTCGGTGTCGTGCGGCGTTTCCATGGAACCTGCTTGTTTGACGTGATCTAAAAATGAAGAGTGGAGCATTTTTAGAATAACGTCACAAGAAGGCTCCATAGACACGACAGCCGACTAAAAAACGTCTCATAATATTATATACATCTACAAACGATACTGGTACACATTATACAATAAGTTTGAAGTTGGTATGAACACAACACTACATAAGAAATGCTCCACTACTTAAAGCTACCATTTTAGATGTAAGCGAATGTCAAATTGGAGGAGTAACAGAAAAGCGGGAACGTTGTTACAGGTAAACAAAATTAGTTGATTTGATTCAACAAGCTGATTTTTCGGTCGCTGtatcaaaaattataaaaaacaaaagaacagtATCTTTTAAACCAATCACCGCAGTCAAAACATTACGCCACGTTATGCGGTTGCAAGTTTGCTGAAAATCCACCTGAATGGTGTAAGCCATCGCAGGATAGCGATAAAAAAAGGACGGAGAAGAGTAGGAGAGAAagcaaatttaaataaaatttcataTGATCTAATTTACGGAACAGGAAATTTTACAGAATACAtgcaaagtatatatatataaataaatatacatcTCAACGCATTAGTTTTGCAATTTGGATAAAGCCTTGTTCTTACTGTTCAGATAGGCGTCATTGACAAGTTGTTGTAACGTAAATATGTAATCATGAATTTTCATTGCGTTTCCGAGATGCACGCCGAGAATGTGGTGGATCTCCTGCACGGTGAGTAAAAGAAGAGAATGGCCGTCAACCTCctagaaaataatttataaagatATACATCATTGACATACATATGGAAGAAATACAAAGctgcaaaaaaatatcaagCTGTTGGTCAAGAGTGTTTCTTTCATTCTGCTGCAATTTCATTTGCGAAAGTTTCTTAATTAACGTCTTTATGAAGTTTGAGTTTCATTGAGATAAATGAAATCACATTTTATGTATTTGATTGGAAGGTTTGGAGGAAAACGTGCTCAAGAAACACTTGCTTTGTTCTTATGCCTCCAAATATAGAAATTATATAGACATCAAATTTGAATATCATTAAACTGTTCTTTAAATGGGGTTGTACAGAGTTTCTTATAAAACGATTTCTTGTTAACAAAAAGGAAGAAGTAGTGGGAAATATTTGACAACGAACCTGATCGTAGAACAGCTTGGCATACTTCTCTTCCCCAGCCGTCGTGATAAAAGATGCAACGTGTTTTTTAGTCCAAACTAATGGATTTTTGGGTAAATCTTTGCAGATGTTTCGTACTTTAACGAAACGATGTCTCATTATCTCGTCCAGTCCTGGGTGCGAGCGTGCCATGTTGGACAACGTATGCATGTCTTCCACATTAGTGGCAGCCATGTTGGCCGTTTGTGAATTTGTTGGCCGATTTGGAGTAAATACATGGTCAGTTTGTAACGCTTTGCCCAGCTTAAGGATAATTTTACTTTTATCGCCTCGCTTTGTCACGATTTTTTCCACAATACGGTAATCGCCCTTGCCGGGAATTTTTATGGAGTTATCTTGAGTGGCAACTTTCGTATCGACAATGAGTGTGCTTTCCTCGTCGTCTCCCATATCATCACATAGATCAATCACAGTTTTGGCAGCATCCTGTTTATGCGGCTTCTCTCGATTAATAGACTGACTTGGTTGTTCAGTTTTTTTGGATTTGCTTTGCTTGTATTGATCAAGCAAATGAGATTTGGTCTGCGAACGGCGAGTAGCACGAAGCATAGCAACAACACTGTTCAGTGAACGCCTTTCGCGACTTGAGTTTGGCGACAGTAAATAGTCGACATCGCTCCCTTGGTTGCCGTCGTTGTCGTGAAGGTTTTTCTCAAACATTTCATCTTCCTTTTTACTAAGATCGTTTGGTTTGACGcgaataaaacttaaaaaacttaaatctGCTGCCGAGTATTTACACGGATCATTGTCTTCTGTTTTAGATTTATCCACatcatcgtcgtcatcgtcaATAGTTACAACTTCAGCCGGAAGACGTCCGTCGGCGTCAAGATGGAAATGACGTTTAATACTCTCTTCTGAGTTGTACTCTTCAGCGAGTCGATTTATACAAACGATTGCAATTGACGTGTCGGTTGTCGTATCGTTTTTGTCATCGTACGTCACTCGGTTTCTTGAAACCCCACGACGACCTTTTAAATAGTGACGCGACTTTTGCCGTTTTTCTTTTGGTTTATCTTTCTTTGAATCTTTCGCGTCGGAGCTTTTGTCGTGTAATTTTCCCTTACGTAAAACTTCGAGACGATTTTTACGCGTAGCAGTGTGTCTAGAAAGAAAAGGAGTAAACACTACACTAAATCAGAAGTTTTCTGAAAAAAGCGCGGGGGCGATATATATCCGCGATATATAAATAATACCAAAGTAAACAGATAATTTTTCCAGAGTCCTCGAAAGAGCAACTTTTACATCGATGATGCTAGTTTTAAACTTCGAACGTCGGAAAAACTACATGTATTTCAAATGTTGTGTGACGCAGACACAGATTTAAGCGCGAATTAAAtaacatatttacaaaaatttacacgCCTCAGAAAAAGTTTTGCAAATATccttctcaaaaatgtttaaggTAAATGCACCGTTACTGTGAGCGCTACTGATgtttcttctcaaaaatgatttgatTTAATTTCGTGCGAACTGTAAAAGTTTCAGTGGGAGCAGCTTCTTTTTTTTCCGAGGTTAAGTAACAATCACACGTTACGTCACACGTACTTAAGCAAAGCTCCATAGTGATTGgtcaataaacaaacaaacgttgGAAAGGGAAACAACAACGCTTATCAATGGGAGAGCGATCTCAATTGCTCCCGCAAAGACTCGCAAAATtctaagaaatgagaaactacctgagccattaattgctccctaCATTCCATCACAATTTTGTCTGGCTGAACAATAtgaattcatctcacatggaaattaatattatttttcttattatttgcagtaaaaaataaccgaaatatatataaaaaaagataagataaaatagataaaaaagattttataataaaatatgcgtttataaacttattcaaTTTATTAAGATCGTTCGCCCAGTCTAAATTAATATAACCTTGGGCGAGCGATTTGTTGCTTGAGTGTTATTTACTGATAGGCTTGCGGGGTAAAAATAAGGATGGACTTCATCGCAGATGCTAAATATGTTACTCGTGAAacgtattttaaaaagtttatacgCCTTATTGTACATGTCACACGTATTGTACAAAAAACTTCAACTGATTGGTTAATATCTATCTAAAGAACAGCTTCTCATTGGCTAAATAACAATGGTAGTTATGACCACGGATGATTAATTGTTAACCTTGCGTCTAAATTAAAtctctggtagcgcttaattagcaaaaaaaatatgtattgaaGTGATTTGAGACATAAATTACAATCGacttgtgaaaatataattaaaaacgtTGTTCAGTTCAAAGTTTGGCATTTTCTTTAGTTTTGCGGAAAACCACGACCCCCTGAATGTACGgcatttaataataaaatcaggAGGTGCAGGAGTTATAGAAGCAAAAGTGCTAAGGGATAAAATGATAGATTTTTCGAAAttcgaaaaaaaacaaaataacaaaacaaacaaaaacaaacaacaacaacaacaacaacaataataataaaaaagcttttctccccatttttaacttcttagtaaacccaaaaaaaaaacaccaaaaaaacaaagaaacgatataaacaaatatgttgattgaataaaataaacaaacaaacaaacacggAAATCAAATTACCTTAAACTTGATATTCGATTCTTCTGTTCCAAAGCTAGAAGAACGAAAAAAAAAccaaattgaacaaactttttaCTTGCAGTGAGGGaatgatgtaaacattgatcCTTCTGATATGAAGTAATTATTTAAATTGTCACGCTCTAATAAACAGACAACAAAAAGGTGTTAATTAACTGATCGAGACAAAACACAAGTTAAAAACAGCTTCAGAAGTCAATAACAACATAGACAATTAAAAAGTAACAGCGGGGGAGAGTCAGTGGGGGGAGTGTTTATACATTTCCTTATCAGTTTCGACAAGTGTGAATTCTGAAAAATAGTAAAATCTTGTAGAAacgtgtaaaataaaaaaaccctgtCCTATGTTCTGTTGAATGGAGAAAGAGGCGCAACAAATTATTCGTTTTATAAATTTCAcccattgaaattttttttgcagtagCTACAGTATAGAATCACACTTGCTAACTCTGTGTTGTAAAccacaaaatatattaaaactacgacttaattaaaaaagattCCAAACTTTCAACTCACTTTCAGcaatagataataaaaaaatcggcATTTTATACACCTGGATAATTTCTATCAACAACATCCATACATGATAGGAAAAAGAACAAAGTTTTATTCCGGTAATGGCATCATCGATTAACAACTGCAGTGTTTCGACAAGCTTCTGTAAGACAATCTCTTTATACAACTGCAGTGTTTCAACAAGCTTCTGTCGGACAGTCTCTTTTATGAGGATTGATTAATCGTTTTGACAAGTTACATAAAAGAACTGTCAACTCTATTGtgattacaacaacaacaacttcgaATACACAGATTAACAGATCAATAGAGTACCATGTCTAACTTGTTAAATCTAATGATGCGGAAAGTACCGTTGCTATTGGAAACAATCCCAGTTACGAGAGTTATTAATAATCGAGTCAAACGCTGCATTTTATAACGGGAATTATTTGCAATGTCAAAAGGTTGCAGCAAATCTAGATTTTAGTAACAGTTTGTTTGCTTTGGAATGAAAAAgtcttaaataaatattttcccAAATTTCAACCTGCAAACATCAAGAATTATTGGACATTGCTCAAAACGATGGATAGTCCATATAATTGTACATTTTTGAGTACGAAATTCTGATTTTCTTGGGGTTTCTTCATTTAATTacgtatttcaaaaatttttgattttttcagtACATTCTTGCTAATTGTTCTCTCCCTGTGCACAATTcgaaaatattctaaaatttgcaATAACTAATAAGCTGAGGCGCCTTAAAAACCGCTTTATCTTGTAGGAAATTCAGTCTACTTTCATAAATGTCGATCATGAGTGTCGGTAGATTTTTAGATATAGCTTTTAATAGTAACCCAGACTAACCGCTCTGCTGCTGGTAGAAGGGAATGAAAAGCATAGACCAATGAAAAAACACCTACTGTTTGGTCTTGGCCATTGCAGTTCATGTCCGGTTGCTTCACACCATCCAACAGGAAAAATGTCATGCGAATCAACATGAAACACCTGATCACTGCGCGTATCACCATCAATGTTCAACCAAATATGGCGTCCAACTACTTTTGAAATAGTACTGACGCATATATTTCCTCTGTTTTCTTTATCAACAGCTTCCAACTTCATTCCCACTTCTAGCTTTACATCGTCATATATCTGAAATATATCCATTTTAAGGTGACaagagattttttaaatactacaccACCAGCAACACATAACAATGAATATagtacaacaataacaataacaacaacaattgcaatcttattaaaaaaagctgGACAGCACCACAATCACCTATTTCATCACAGAAAATATTCGATGCAAGAAATGCATGTTCAGATTGTCAACAAGAATATATTACTATAAACTAAATAACCTCAGGAGTAAAGAATGGAGATTCAGACCAAAACAAGCACAATTCATCATATTGCAAATACTTAAAAACAAGTTGATAGAGACTttagtagtatttaaaaaaaatcatacagAAATGTAATTGGGTTATAAAAACCTAAATgatatttaatttaaaagaaaactaAAGGCACGAGTTCCTTATGATTACCAAcatgatgaggtgacaaaacaggaAGCTGTAATGATAATATGCAAATTACCTGTGCAAAAAATGACTCAGGAATGGGTTCtgactttgtatactttaaatATCCATCCCAGGTAAATTTCCCAATGTAACCTGAAAGATAAacattgtttactttttaaactggATATCTCAAGTTTACTAAATTAAACAACTCACATAACAAAGAAATAGCAGTTTGTAGTGGAGGTAAACTACTAAGAGAAAACAAGCCCTACCTTTTGGTTGGTGCAATGTGACACCGTTCCGTGTGCAAAAACCAATGGGAAAAATGCAAGGTGAGTTTCTATGTGCCACGAAAGAGTTCAAAATCAAATCATCTTGTGTCGACAAAAGATTATCTACTTTCACAAGAAAATAATAGTTGTCGAAAATACGTGCCACAGAGGCGACATATATGGATGTTGGGTCGTTGGGATGGAGGGCTTCAAGTTTCATGCCCAAACGTAGATTATGCTCTATCTTGTTCGGCCAGCCCTGTTCATGAAATTATAAGAGAAATGAAACAACTATAGGAAAAAAAAGGGGGAAACAAATAAGAATAAAGTATAAATTTGTAAAACAAACACACGAAGGATCAGTTAAAAAATACAACATACCACAAATAATGCTTTAAATAAAGAATTATCAGTTCTTTTTGacaaagaaagtaatttctcagTGATGCGGCTAAATTGAGCATGAGTAAATGTAAAATAacctaaaattaagaaaaatgaaattgaaaagaaaTAACACTGCCATCAATGGTGGCCATGAATATTTACATATGAGAATACTTCTGTGAGTCAGAATATTAGTGAAAATTGCTGAAATTGCCAAGGCACATAACCATTGGATAATTctcctttttgttttgttaattaaTTACATGGtgcaattaatttttgatcagCAGTTAATTAATTAAAATCTTTCGAGTCTATAGCACCTTGATTCtgattgtaaaaaataaattggttAAACACCCATTCTACTGATTAGGACTTTGTGGTTTCAACAACAATTATAAATTTTGGGTGGAAACAACTACAAAATATCAAGCTAAAGTCTTATAAATTTTCTCTGGCATTTATAATGAAAACAGTAGGTCAAAATTAGctaaagtgatttaaaaatagAAGGAAAAAGAcctacaataacaaaaaaaaaaatctaataaaaaacagtttttcatCAATTAAACCCTCTACACATTTTTTCAGGTGTGGCAGAAAATCAACTTTAATTGCCATAAACTTTAtccacttttcaaaaaaaaaaagagttatGTTTCAACTATGTATCAATTTTACTCATTTTTTATTTCCCTATTACAGAAGGTAATGAAACACATTcgtttcgaatttttttttcataggaAAGTACACTATCATAGTTCTGAACAAGTAAATCTAGACTGTAAATTTACCTTGCGGAGGGTATAATGTTAATCCATGTTTGATTCCATACCCGACCGGTCTCAGATTCTCGTTCAAATAATAACACCAcaattcagtttttttttcttccaaacCTTCATACTGCAAATTTAATCGGCCAGAGAAGACTTCCACAATTCTTGCCAGCCAATAACAGGTGGGGTTATATGCATCTAATACTTCAACGTATTGACCAGCGCGAAGGTAGTGTGCAGGGTGTGATTTCTAAGAAAAATCACAGAATATATACTAACAACTAAAAAGACATGCATGTCAATGCAAAGAACAATAATATCccacaaattacaaaaaaaatacgcaCATCCAAAGCCTATGTGGCcatatttttcagaaaactATCAAAAAGTGAACATAATACAAGATTTGAAAATtggtaaaaaacataaaaactacaATATATGTTTTAACACTATTTAAGTTGCAgccacaaataaaaacaaaaattcaaatgTGAGTCAAAGATAAATGTGAGAagacaacataaaaaaaacgtATTATTAGTTTGaggcttttccaaaaaaacatgGTCAGTTAGGCCCTAGAACAACTAATTAGATCGCCTTAtaccaaaaatttgtttttgtttgacatTTCTCGTCACATAAGCAACCTATTAGAGCCTCTGTATGCTTACTGAGAGTGAGGTCACTGGGCGCTTACCTGCTCACTGAATGCCGAATTGTTATGGCTAAATAACCACTAAACACAacctacttttaaaaataatgattcTGATGCCTTTCTTGCTCCAGTTAAGTGTTTGATAAGATAAGCATACCAGTTCTTCTCTTTGTGTTGGATTGCTACAGAGAAAGATCAAATTTCAGTAACAAAGTGTCCtgcttatttaaaattaattttataaaaacccTTTCCATGGgtctttttgaaaatttaactaATTTAAGCTTTCACAAAGTCCGTTTCACTGGTGTGATGGTGACAGTCAAATCTTTTACTTCTCTCACAAACCGGTTTAAACTAGAGATTAAATATAGAACCTCTGGTTCAACTAGAGATCAAATATGATGTTGTAGCAAGTTATTTATTCTTACTATGATAAGATTTTAGACATTTGGCTTTTGTTAAGGATACCAGATATTTCATCTATTTActgtcacatttttttaaaaaagctgtgaCATATCCAAAAAGTTGACTTAGAAATTCTCTATCTCACAAGGAAGATAAGAAAAAATTCATTTAGCAATTATGTACCTTTAGCAACTAAAAATAGCAGGTCAATTCCCTGATTGCtttgaaaatgaaattaaaataattgtaAACATCGTTAACGGTCCATGTGGAGAATGCTGAATTAATAGAGGAAAGttcaaaaaatagttttatgtCATAATTCTAAACAAATTTCTATTGCTTATTATTTCCTTGGGGAGAACAACTCACTTCAAAATTACTTCATTATATTGTCTACTTGTCTATAAAGTCGTTACCAATCTGGTTAATTCCTGCACATTAGCACAAAGGAAGctataaaaacgttttttcaagtcaaacaaataaaaacttgCATACACTTTGGTGGCTTTAAAGCATGTTTAGTTCGTGCACACCAACCCACTGGATGCAGATCATCAGACAGCGTATTACACCAAAAGTCGGCATTATTGCATTGTTGAAAACCTTCGTATCGAACTAATATTAATGGTGGAGCTTTGGTAATGATGGTTGCTAGCCAGTATGTATTCCTGTAGTCTTTGTTTGGCACTTCAAGCTTCATACCAGGTTCAAATCCACACATACACTCTGGTACAACCTATTAAAACAAATTGTGTGAACCTCAGGCATAGATAGCACAACCACACACACATGAAATGAAATCATGGTATTATTGGTGTCAGACTAACTGTTTCTACAAATAGctgtattatttatttaaaaaatattgttattttctCTTCACagatttttcaattattttatattaaaattcaGAATAACAGATTGCATGCTAAATATCCTTCTGTTTGATGTTAGGAGTTGCATATTGCTTAGG is a genomic window of Hydractinia symbiolongicarpus strain clone_291-10 chromosome 14, HSymV2.1, whole genome shotgun sequence containing:
- the LOC130624971 gene encoding uncharacterized protein LOC130624971 isoform X1, whose amino-acid sequence is MLIIRICMEKSMVEDSSASIKNQTGKIKSSLVCKDVQLIESKKTLHANGKFKTIPDAITWNESGKKIKRRLEDHLPNDNKKPKTDNDDTVELLDELKEEVFNWEKYIEDTGSREVPSSVFKHVVPECMCGFEPGMKLEVPNKDYRNTYWLATIITKAPPLILVRYEGFQQCNNADFWCNTLSDDLHPVGWCARTKHALKPPKSIQHKEKNWYAYLIKHLTGARKASESLFLKKSHPAHYLRAGQYVEVLDAYNPTCYWLARIVEVFSGRLNLQYEGLEEKKTELWCYYLNENLRPVGYGIKHGLTLYPPQGYFTFTHAQFSRITEKLLSLSKRTDNSLFKALFVGWPNKIEHNLRLGMKLEALHPNDPTSIYVASVARIFDNYYFLVKVDNLLSTQDDLILNSFVAHRNSPCIFPIGFCTRNGVTLHQPKGYIGKFTWDGYLKYTKSEPIPESFFAQIYDDVKLEVGMKLEAVDKENRGNICVSTISKVVGRHIWLNIDGDTRSDQVFHVDSHDIFPVGWCEATGHELQWPRPNTLEQKNRISSLRHTATRKNRLEVLRKGKLHDKSSDAKDSKKDKPKEKRQKSRHYLKGRRGVSRNRVTYDDKNDTTTDTSIAIVCINRLAEEYNSEESIKRHFHLDADGRLPAEVVTIDDDDDDVDKSKTEDNDPCKYSAADLSFLSFIRVKPNDLSKKEDEMFEKNLHDNDGNQGSDVDYLLSPNSSRERRSLNSVVAMLRATRRSQTKSHLLDQYKQSKSKKTEQPSQSINREKPHKQDAAKTVIDLCDDMGDDEESTLIVDTKVATQDNSIKIPGKGDYRIVEKIVTKRGDKSKIILKLGKALQTDHVFTPNRPTNSQTANMAATNVEDMHTLSNMARSHPGLDEIMRHRFVKVRNICKDLPKNPLVWTKKHVASFITTAGEEKYAKLFYDQEVDGHSLLLLTVQEIHHILGVHLGNAMKIHDYIFTLQQLVNDAYLNNHVKQAGSMETPHDTDSIILERETTSNSSKEEKVTTAEISETCTMFPKMDVIHWIKTSVIPENEKREVVSTTDMQQTYSETTKTESVQKTASVISKGLEVEPRNITQKEDSKNCALPVENFNPVQMIPVSEFNFMPAYNIPGHAVRVASPPVQMSATFTTPVHMMQYRPANIPVGSEFPIRFGTHLIPLHYLPEQAKETVTPVSKPNETLVPATSIQPIIIPHIPNTLKRPAEVMYPVPFHFPLQSKDCKKDNTASRKAKIRKTNMAGKSIMASPVSIPPPSFSPDHPWFQSYLRKVDMKLESKELWDDFYKNGTEMILTRIGRRMFPTLQIHVTGMDPKASYVIIVDFSPADHYRYKYEYESSQWLIACKETTPTPGRVYVHPESPATGEEWMRNTIDFTRCKLTNNIRDKRGHILMQSMHKYQPRIHIIYWNGALPLHIDPIELLRIGCRKEFVFLQTQFIAVTAYQNSQITQLKIASNPFARGFRGDWRKVSSSDEKSKIESEQSTTKNSKNSDQQESESSDKIIPKEEILSEEEEEEEEDVLDNEDKKEELSETKNKV